The following proteins come from a genomic window of Sorghum bicolor cultivar BTx623 chromosome 3, Sorghum_bicolor_NCBIv3, whole genome shotgun sequence:
- the LOC8082509 gene encoding uncharacterized protein LOC8082509, which translates to MMSSCGSDPTELPAAKSPRLTGPTTIDSLGEDILLEIFLHLPSLATLVRAALTCRSWRRAVSSSPAFRRRFRELHRAPLLGLVAEPQRDALPAFAPAQPEDRDVLAAIRGGDFALTELLDPQGYAADVPLHWHIQDCRDGYVLLANWNAGLLAAVNPLARYSTEYIDMPVSFSFDKERTDVPVAADWHLLSSDEDPMSFQLVWLLYCKSKVQAVVFSSDTGDWFFHPWVDIKERALSNDADRHWLQSGMRSNDTLYWAFTNLEHMLKLDTATMEFSVSVLPPYLKGQQGWRFVVGETKDGALCIVFCMLWGIFVLMNRTDDDGVERWVLCSVNSEADANPPPDNIDTLQAISIVDGFVYLVTSEMVLALCLEAMKLEKLFPRSFRACHFHPYIMAWPASLVGNYGSFALIQDGVDNV; encoded by the coding sequence ATGATGTCCTCCTGCGGCAGCGACCCAACCGAGCTGCCGGCGGCGAAATCGCCGAGGCTAACGGGCCCCACCACCATCGACTCCCTCGGCGAGGACATCCTGCTTGAGATCTTCCTCCACCTACCCTCCCTAGCGACGCTCGTCCGCGCCGCCCTCACCTGCCGCTCGTGGCGCCGCGCGGTGTCCTCCTCCCCTGCTTTCCGCCGCCGCTTTCGCGAGCTCCACCGGGCGCCCCTCCTCGGTCTCGTCGCGGAGCCCCAGCGCGACGCCCTCCCGGCCTTCGCGCCCGCCCAGCCAGAGGACCGCGACGTGCTCGCGGCCATACGCGGCGGCGACTTCGCCCTCACTGAGCTCCTGGATCCCCAAGGCTACGCGGCCGACGTGCCCCTCCACTGGCACATTCAAGACTGCCGCGACGGCTACGTCCTCCTCGCGAACTGGAATGCCGGATTACTCGCCGCCGTCAATCCACTGGCCCGATACAGCACAGAGTACATTGATATGCCTGTCTCGTTCTCGTTCGATAAAGAAAGAACAGATGTACCTGTCGCGGCCGACTGGCATTTGCTTTCCTCGGATGAAGACCCCATGTCGTTCCAACTTGTTTGGCTTCTTTATTGCAAATCCAAGGTCCAAGCTGTGGTCTTCTCGTCAGACACCGGGGATTGGTTCTTTCACCCTTGGGTGGACATCAAGGAGAGGGCACTCTCGAATGATGCCGACAGACATTGGCTTCAGTCTGGGATGCGATCAAATGACACGCTGTACTGGGCTTTCACGAACCTGGAGCACATGCTGAAGCTGGACACAGCAACAATGGAGTTCTCTGTTTCTGTGCTCCCACCATACCTGAAGGGTCAGCAGGGTTGGCGCTTTGTTGTCGGTGAAACTAAGGACGGTGCACTTTGCATTGTTTTCTGCATGTTGTGGGGCATTTTTGTGTTGATGAACAGAACTGATGATGATGGTGTGGAGAGGTGGGTCCTGTGTAGCGTGAACTCTGAGGCAGACGCAAACCCACCACCAGACAACATCGATACACTGCAAGCCATCTCTATTGTGGATGGGTTTGTCTACTTGGTCACATCAGAGATGGTTCTGGCGCTGTGCTTAGAAGCAATGAAGCTGGAGAAGCTGTTTCCGAGGAGTTTTCGTGCCTGTCATTTCCATCCCTACATCATGGCATGGCCTGCTTCTTTAGTAGGAAATTATGGGAGTTTTGCTTTGATTCAAGATGGTGTGGACAACGTGTAA
- the LOC8082215 gene encoding probable calcium-binding protein CML12 — MPTCGTLTDDRAYLIWKCNKNYRALKFRFSYQKHRGLKKDNGWRRVPLTPRRKTTPQFERNRRRQLLRNQRNQRHEATTSCKRHLNGKQRTPATAIHLSRFPLSPRARDGMQAQCPRPEDRVPGGSATAAAPPVQPATATMSTTNARTKRSASMPLHGTGASASAGAGKGRDPSPTPGPGGRARLRGEQLRQLQELFLRFDLDGDGSLTKLELAALLRSLGLRPAAGDEIHALIAAMDADGNGTVEFDELASSLAPLLLGPCRPAVAVDHAQLAEAFRAFDRDGNGFISAAELARSMALMGHPICYAELTDMMKEADTDGDGVISFQEFTAIMAKSAVDFLGLAAL, encoded by the coding sequence ATGCCAACTTGTGGAACTCTAACCGATGATAGAGCATATTTAATTTGGAAATGTAATAAAAATTACCGTGCACTTAAGTTTCGTTTTAGTTACCAAAAACACCGTGGATTGAAGAAGGATAACGGTTGGAGACGAGTCCCGCTAACTCCACGGAGAAAAACCACCCCCCAATTCGAGCGCAACCGCAGGCGGCAGCTGTTGAGAAACCAGAGAAACCAAAGGCACGAAGCCACCACATCGTGTAAACGGCACCTCAACGGAAAGCAGAGGACCCCCGCGACCGCGATCCATCTCTCTCGTTTTCCTCTCTCGCCACGGGCACGGGACGGCATGCAGGCGCAGTGCCCCCGCCCCGAAGACCGCGTCCCAGGAGGCAGCGCGACCGCAGCAGCGCCACCCGTTCAGCCAGCGACCGCGACCATGTCCACCACCAACGCCCGGACGAAGCGCTCGGCGTCCATGCCCCTCCACGGCACCGgcgccagcgccagcgccgGGGCCGGCAAGGGCAGGGACCCCTCCCCGACGCCGGGGCCCGGCGGGCGCGCGCGGCTCCGCGGCGAGCAGTTGCGCCAGCTCCAGGAGCTCTTCCTCCGCTTCGACCTCGACGGCGACGGGAGCCTCACGAAGCTGGAGCTGGCGGCGCTGCTCCGCTCGCTGGGCCTCCGCCCGGCCGCCGGGGACGAGATCCACGCGCTCATCGCCGCCATGGACGCCGACGGCAACGGCACCGTGGAGTTCGACGAGCTCGCCTCCTCCCTCGCGCCGCTGCTCCTGGGGCCCTGCCgccccgccgtcgccgtcgaccaCGCGCAGCTCGCCGAGGCCTTCCGCGCCTTCGACCGCGACGGCAACGGATTCATCTCCGCCGCCGAGCTCGCGCGCTCCATGGCGCTCATGGGCCACCCCATCTGCTACGCCGAGCTCACCGACATGATGAAAGAGGCCGACACCGACGGGGACGGCGTCATCAGCTTCCAGGAGTTCACCGCCATCATGGCCAAGTCCGCCGTCGACTTCCTAGGCCTCGCTGCCTTGTGa
- the LOC8082510 gene encoding uncharacterized protein LOC8082510, with protein sequence MGEADASAGGSGAGGDPQRLKRIAAAAYDYENDARWAGYWSNVLVPPHLASRPDVVDHFKRKFYQRYIDPGLVVEPMSSMTSTQSSRPAARSSATPSGENVRSRDSASSTRSTGASQQPSAERTANSLRLDGRTIHFSINAWVLVVASVGILPVLPNHISSKAYRLSLLGTICSSAYSLYSTYGKPRAWNMPAIQSWLQSIIVAKDFVHLMFSLMMFTSNVHFKIALLPVLCWALDHVARFLRRNFTHSSLYRKYLEDPCLWVETNNTTLSLLCSNAEITLGFLMIISLFSSRRNIIQTFMYFHLLKLMYHSPVTSGYHQSVWARIGRAVNPYIYRYAPFLNTPILAVQRWWLR encoded by the exons ATGGGCGAGGCGGACGCGAGCGCCGGCGGGAGCGGGGCCGGCGGAGATCCGCAGCGGCTGAAGCGGATCGCCGCTGCGGCGTACGACTACGAGAACGATGCGCGGTGGGCCGGGTACTGGTCCAACGTCCTCGTGCCGCCCCACCTCGCCTCCCGCCCCGACGTCGTCGACCACTTCAAGCGCAAGTTCTACCAGCGATACATC GATCCTGGTTTGGTTGTTGAGCCAATGTCCTCCATGACTTCAACTCAGTCTAGCAGACCAGCAGCAAGGTCTTCAGCTACACCGTCTGGCGAGAATGTCAGATCTCGTGACTCAG CCTCTAGCACGAGATCAACTGGGGCTTCCCAACAGCCATCAGCAGAGAGGACTGCAAATTCTTTACGGCTAGACGGACGGACAATACATTTTTCTATCAATGCCTGG GTACTGGTTGTAGCTAGTGTTGGAATACTCCCAGTTCTGCCCAACCATATCTCAAGTAAAGCATACAGACTTTCATTGCTAGGAACAATATGCTCGTCTGCATATTCTTTATATAGCACTTATGGG AAACCAAGAGCATGGAATATGCCTGCAATTCAGTCCTGGCTGCAATCTATTATTGTAGCCAAGGACTTTGTTCACTTGATGTTCTCTCTTATGATGTTCACATCTAACGTGCACTTTAAGA TTGCTCTACTTCCTGTTCTTTGCTGGGCACTTGATCATGTTGCTCGATTCCTAAGGCGTAATTTTACGCATTCTTCTTTATACAG GAAGTACTTAGAGGACCCTTGCCTATGGGTAGAGACAAACAACACTACACTCAGCCTACTTTGTTCGAATGCTGAAATCACCCTGGGGTTTCTCATGATCATCTCACTTTTCTC GTCAAGACGCAATATAATTCAGACATTTATGTACTTTCAT CTGTTGAAGTTGATGTACCATTCTCCTGTGACATCTGGTTACCACCAGAGCGTGTGGGCAAGAATAGGCCGGGCTGTAAACCCGTACATTTACCGCTACGCGCCATTCCTCAACACACCTATTTTGGCAGTTCAGAGATGGTGGCTGAGGTAG